A section of the Bacillus sp. HSf4 genome encodes:
- a CDS encoding helix-turn-helix transcriptional regulator gives MPKQRPQEMDQFTDPAYYIVLTLLEPKHGYSIMKEIEEMTDHSFIIGPATLYTLLKKLLQEEMIELVNNENPRRKVYRTTLHGRELLKKEIQRRRVMAEHGELAFQQLKGD, from the coding sequence TTGCCTAAGCAGCGTCCGCAAGAAATGGATCAGTTCACCGATCCAGCGTATTACATCGTTTTAACATTACTGGAACCAAAACACGGATATTCCATTATGAAGGAAATAGAGGAGATGACCGACCATTCCTTTATCATCGGTCCGGCTACACTATACACCCTGTTGAAGAAATTACTTCAAGAAGAGATGATTGAACTTGTAAACAATGAAAACCCGCGCCGCAAAGTGTATCGAACAACCTTGCACGGCCGAGAACTGCTAAAGAAAGAAATTCAACGCAGAAGAGTGATGGCTGAACACGGGGAGCTCGCTTTTCAACAATTGAAAGGGGATTAA